One window from the genome of Castellaniella sp. MT123 encodes:
- a CDS encoding DUF3422 domain-containing protein: MHLRRNALHNELHARPSMYFDAPAQVFHLAFLDEDDAAQSIIRTLCDRHVALADPTLPQGEFPIGDARLKWERHTEFLTLTLVTPGTQASPWSALPAVLAEVAEAHSSLLINADQICVESEDSWRGDLAQYGFHDPLGSNLDDGKATVWSDLRLNGNGLNRMLVLNRQFDGRRLGRMVRRLLEVETYRLMASLTLPVARSLSGELRQYETELVALSDDNAHTGAEDIRALLKRITRLSARVTQTQARTRLRFSATEAYAQLVFERIAELHESRTGDCQKLGTFIEQRFRPTVRYCESTDQRLTRLGSAVADLGNLLQARVQVDMEEQNSQILQSLSTRADTQIKIQKAVEGLSIIAISYYLLSLFKLLYQGLLTVGFDLSPRAALLAGMPLAVIIIGAIAYQIRNARRH, from the coding sequence ATGCACCTGCGCCGCAATGCCCTGCACAATGAGCTGCACGCCCGTCCGTCGATGTATTTCGACGCACCCGCGCAGGTCTTTCACTTGGCTTTTCTGGATGAAGACGATGCGGCGCAATCCATCATCCGGACTTTGTGCGACCGGCATGTCGCACTGGCCGACCCCACGCTGCCCCAGGGCGAATTCCCGATCGGCGATGCTCGCCTGAAGTGGGAACGGCACACGGAATTCCTGACCCTGACGCTGGTGACCCCCGGCACCCAAGCAAGCCCCTGGTCCGCCCTGCCAGCTGTGCTGGCCGAGGTCGCCGAGGCGCATAGCAGCCTGCTGATCAATGCCGATCAAATCTGTGTGGAATCCGAGGACTCTTGGCGTGGCGACCTGGCGCAGTACGGCTTTCACGACCCGCTGGGTTCCAATCTGGACGACGGCAAGGCTACCGTCTGGAGCGACCTGCGACTGAACGGCAACGGTCTGAACCGCATGCTGGTGCTTAACCGCCAGTTCGACGGACGGCGCCTGGGCCGGATGGTCCGCCGGCTGCTGGAGGTCGAGACCTACAGACTGATGGCATCGCTGACGCTGCCGGTGGCCCGGTCCCTGAGTGGCGAACTGCGCCAGTATGAAACCGAACTGGTCGCCCTGTCCGATGACAACGCGCATACCGGTGCGGAAGACATCCGGGCGCTGCTCAAACGCATCACCCGCCTGTCGGCCCGCGTCACGCAGACCCAGGCCCGCACCCGGCTGCGCTTCAGCGCCACCGAGGCCTACGCCCAGCTGGTCTTCGAACGGATCGCCGAGCTGCACGAAAGCCGCACCGGCGACTGCCAGAAACTGGGCACCTTCATCGAACAGCGTTTCCGACCGACGGTGCGCTACTGCGAATCCACCGACCAGCGCCTGACTCGCCTGGGTAGTGCAGTGGCGGATCTGGGAAACCTGCTTCAGGCTCGCGTGCAGGTGGACATGGAAGAACAGAACAGCCAGATCCTGCAAAGCCTGAGCACCCGCGCCGATACCCAGATCAAGATCCAGAAAGCGGTCGAAGGCCTGTCCATCATCGCCATCAGCTACTATCTGCTCAGCCTCTTCAAGCTCCTCTATCAGGGGCTCCTGACGGTGGGGTTCGATCTGTCACCGCGCGCCGCCCTGCTCGCCGGCATGCCGCTGGCCGTGATCATCATCGGCGCCATCGCCTACCAGATCCGCAACGCCCGACGGCACTGA